Genomic window (Peromyscus maniculatus bairdii isolate BWxNUB_F1_BW_parent chromosome 10, HU_Pman_BW_mat_3.1, whole genome shotgun sequence):
CATATCAAAAATAATTCATTGACATTTTCATAAACTCCATGtaaaaaatttcagaaaagtaGATATAGAAGAAGTACACATTCATGTATTTGAGACTATATATGACAAATGTGCATTCTACATCATACTGAATGAATAAAGCTAAATATGTTTCCTTGAAGAGCATGAATAAGGCAAGGATCTCCCCTGTTCACCACTCTTATTCCATATAAAATGGACAAAGTCATGTGCTGAACAATAAGGTACTGAAAGTAATAAAGGGCATCCAACTGGGAAGAGAAACATTTAAATTATTCTTATGTAGTAGTATATAGATTCCAGGTAATGAAACAAAGCTACAATCTTTAATTAGTAGCATTATATCATTTTGACAGACTAGGttacataaacatttttaaagtcagATATTTTTAGCTCCATGTTTCAAACCATAATCCTCACCTCTACTTAGTTTGTGCCTCTGGGGAGGCAAAACACGATGGCTTCAGAATCATGCATTTGAGACAGCATACCTCAtggtatacaaaaaaaaaaaaaaaagagtagggtGTCAATATGGaagatataataaataaaccCTAAAGACCAGTATCATTTACTTACTCCCTTCAGCTGGGATTTCCCCAGCCTCAAGTTTCCAGAATCCTTCCAAAGAGCATCACCATCTGGGGACAAGTGATTCCACATGAACCTGGTATAGACACCTCATATTTAGCTTGTAGTGATTAATTAGCAATGCTATTATTTATCTATATGTCAGAAAATACAGGTATTGTCTCAATAGGAACTTGTGTTTTAACAGATTCTACTCATATCCTCAAACAATGTagttggttagtaaataaagtttggAAATTGGCTATCAGCATATTGAAATTTAAAGGTCtgtatttcttcaaataaaatacTCCAAATAAAACACTctaaagtgataaaaaaaaaaaaaactaaaagtgtGACACCTCAACCTGTGTAACTACAAGAACTTATGGGGGAAGTATTTCAAGGCATTGACCTGGtttcttagttaggttttctattgctgtttttAAATACCACGACCAAAAAGGAAGTTGGGGAGAAAGGGATTATTTGTCTtgcacttccatatcactgttcatcatcgaaaGTAGTCAGGACacgaattcaaacagggcaggaacctggaggtaggagctgactCAGAGGCCATGGacaggtgctgcttactggctttctccccatggtttgctcagcggCTGTGTTccattgaacccaggaccaccagcacaggaaTTGCTCCACttacaatggactgggccctctccatcaatcactaattaagaaaatgacctacagacTTGTCTATAGGTCAAttttatggaagcatttccttaattgaggttccctcctctcagatgactctagcttgtgtcaattttacataaaactagccagcacacctggAAGGTGTATTTATGAGTATGAATCTGACAAatagcagagagagcaagagtgtataatttaaaacttcctccaaaaaaaaaaaaaaggttttgtacAAGAAAAAGAACAGGAGCACAGAGGAAAGATGCAGAATGCAAGATCTGCAGCTGAGAGCCAGAAAGCAACTGATTTGCAGTCTGTAAGCACCTGTGCTTATTTAAGTGAGCCAAGGTCACCTGGTATGACCTCAAGGAATTATTAAATCAGGCTGGTTGGAAGGGCCACAGCACAACCGAGACTGTGATACTTTATTGAGAGAAATCAGactttttatacttttaatagGAACATAGAATAGTGGTAATTGCCAGAATCAGTACAATTGTGGTTGCCAGGATACATTGAAGTTTACAAGCCATAGAGGGTATGTAAGATTAATGTCTAAGGCCAATTGTCCTGTCAAGTCTTCATGTTTCATTTACTACTAAaggaacatacagagaaacacaaagtggcCTGAACACTTCACTGCCTGAAGGAGTACATTGATCTCTCAGGAGCTGGAAAGGGATTGTGCTCCAGGGATCATGGAATCTTACCTGAATAACTTATGGAGCATGCCTCTCAAGGAGAAAAGCAGTCATCAGTTTCACCCAGTTACAAACCCTGTGATCTATAACAGAGACCTGTCTATAAAATAGATTGGTTcaatagtggtacaaatgttatgggaCTAACCAACCACTCTTTAGATGGATATAaagcctactccatgagatggatcCAATACCTGGCACTAATAAAGTGACCAAGAATCTGAAATTAGATAGGTCATGGGACTAGTAGAAATCTTACTACTTTTATTCTAATAAAGGAatgtagcaacaaaatgactcctaatgacttagaGCTATACCTGTAGATtaatgccttgctcagcttgtATCAGAAAAGCTTATTCTAGCAGTAGATGGTaagtaacacagagactcacaactggacactgttgcagagagtgagagactttggagcactgaGTCCAAAAAGGTGATAtctttatcaaacccctccccaTAAGGTTCAGGGACCaataaggaagaggaggaggaaagactaTAAGAGTCAAAGTGACTCCAAGGAGACAGTGTTTTGCATGCACAACAGGACTGTGTGAGCTCACAGAGAATGTGACAGCATGCATGAGACTTGCTCATGTTCAGACCAAAGAAATTCCAAGAACTAAGTGGAAATGGAAACAATCCCACCCCTACCCAAGAAGCTATTGTGATTGATATCTGCTGGTAGAGGAAAAGTAAGTCCTTCAACCgtttcactgggtatatcaactacACTACAGGTCAGGCCCCGTACACAGGAGTAGTCGGCCAATAGAAGCGTCcacattttgttttagtttttcatgtGCTTTTTGAATTTTGcttcattgattttctttctttccttcttcctttcttctttcattcatatctttattttaatttttgttctttttcctttttttatttttgagagagaaaaaaatgaatttggttGAGGTATGAGATTttgaggatctgggaggaattgagaAAGGGAAAACGTAATCAAAATATGTTGCatgaaaaattcttttaaataaaaaaatagattttcaaaaaaacataaaaaaaattcatgcTCAAACTGCAAcactgaagaaatagaaaagttcattttttattagaaaagtaTCTTCTCATAACACACTAAATTCCTGTGGTCATTCTTAAATAATATGATAGGCTTGTGACATTGATCCTTACATACATCCATTACATACTGCTAGTCATCACTTCATAGCTAAAGAACATGTTTGGAATTAACAGTTTCCATATCTGAGGACAGTAAGCAGATGATAAGACTGCCTACAAGATAATAACAGAAGAGGGTGAACAGATGCAATAAACCTAAACATttatcatgatgtttcatcagaAATAGAAGAACAGGATAttagaaaatagtataaaagaAGATGAATGCATGTTCCTTGTGGCTACAACTAATACAACTGTTACTCAGAACATCCTCAAACCTAGAAAGACCTAGTTCCTTTTTTTCCtgttccctcttttcttcttttctgacatACAAAGTTTTCGACAAGTAAACAAGCAACATTTAGTGATGATAAATGCCAGAGTTGCAACACAGACCAGCAGGAACCCAATCACATCCAGCGAGTGGTACTGGAACCAGCTGAGGTCATGCGCTGCCACACGAAGGTGCTTGGCTCCTTTGTGGCGCATGACAAACTCAATCCAGAAGACGGCTCGGTCTAGGGGCTTCACGGGCTGTTCATGGTGAATTCTTGATAGCCTCATGGCATTTTCTTTATAACtaaaagttaaacacacacaaactgttTTATTGATTGCTAATGAAACATCCTATACATTATGTAAGTCGTCAGTCATATGTAAGCTGAGGAAATGCTTAATACTTTCTTGAACTTCATTGATTTCAGAGGTTGtcagaagtttaaagaaaaagttgTGTAAGCAATCTGTTCTTAAGAAGATGTGGTCAGATATAGACATAGAAAAAGTGTAGGATCCAGTATTAAATCTTTAGTCTTATCTTTCTGAAAGAATTGTAATGTCATAGGAACTTTAGTGTCTAAGACTATTTCCAGATAAAGATAGGGGGcatccacatgtatgtgtggCCAATAGAATCTAGGTTGTTCATGTTATAGATACAGGGAACAGGCAAACAATAATTTTAGAATTCTGAGATCTTTCGTTCCCTCATGCACATTTACATACCTCTGATCCAAAAGACAATGTCTCTCTCTCAGCAATGTGTGACTGGATACAAAAACCACTGTCATTTAAGAATGACATATACAAGTACAAGGACTTGGATGTTGTGTAGGAAACAAAAATAGCTTCCTAAAATCATATATCTAAGTCTATTTGGCACAAAAATATTTAAGAGTTTAGTTTTAATCATTTCTGAAACAACCCATTGCAGGGATCTATATTTAAAAGGTTTCCCAATACTGAGTCAGAATTATTCTGTCTCATGTTGGTTCTATTTGGTTTCATTTCATTGGTGGCAATGTGGTTTGCGAATAGTTGCTTCAGGGCTGCTGGACTTCACTAGAGTTGGGGAAGAGGTCATGTGATCACCAGGCTCATGGAATGCAGTGGGTGCACTAGCCACAGCAGGGGACTACTTGTATGTCTTCTTCTTTGTTcattgtgaaaaagaaaagagaacaaacaaaacaaaaaaagccttgtgttttttatttcacCAAACCACAAATAAAGTCAAAACAGGGTCATGCAGCTGAATTTTAGGCTAACTAGATTGGTGATACAATACTAATATTTGCAAATTCATTTTTTCCAACAAGATTTTCTGCTTAGAGGTTAAATTTCAAATTTACATATGTTTGGTAGAAAATATTgtgactaaatttttttttttaaatcccattttTATAAGCAGGGCAGGAAAATAAAGGACCTCGTTCACTAATTTAATTCACGTTTTAGTACCTAATTGTTTAGGCGCAAAACTGTTAAAATATCCTGAATAATTAACATATAACTACCATTTATATGTAAAGTAGAGTgtactctcttctctttttctcttttttaaatttttgtgtgggGAAGTGAACACGAGTGGGTGGCACCTGCACAcgtagagttcagaggacaatctcTAGGTGTCAGTCTTCAAATTCTACCTTGTCTAAGATAGGGTCTGTGGTGCACTACTGTGCACACCAGCCCAGCTAGTCTGCTGTgggggattctcctgcctctacttctcattTGGCTCTAGAAGCCCAGGGATTACAGACAAAAGCTAGaacactggggatctgaactcagtcctccCACTTCACAGCAAGAGCTCACACAGACAGAGCTCCCTGGCCCGCTTCCTGTCGAAATTCTTAGTTGTTTTATAGAATCAGATAATGGAATAAAAACACGCTTGCTTGTGTTCCCAGGCAATCTTAGAAATACTATTTGGCTTAGTGTTAATATGAAGTTATTTTAAGTTAAATATcattttagcatatatatatatatatatatatatatatatatatacacacataaatacacacacatatatacatatatatgtatatataagatttctaaaagaatttataattattttaagttaaatactattttaatatatatgtatatactatatatatatgatttttctaAAGGtacatattaatatacatatatgtatatatgtgagctttctaaatatatacatatatatgaacttTCTGGGAGTATTTATGATTCTTTTTTGCATCactagttttaaaattaatactaaaatgtaataaatattctgtgtattagtgtttaaaagaattataaaatgtaCCCACTCTGGtagttaataaaaatgaatcaaattaTCACCAACTAAAAACTAAGAGTCTAATGTATCACACATCTATGTTAACATTTACACAAATTAGTAGCTTGTCCTAAGAAATattgacattctttttttaaagttttttaaattcattttatataccaaccacagattcccctctcatcctgcctcccaccctccacctctcctctcacccctcatcccctTATCCAACAGGTtaagttctcccatggagggacaactaagcctggtacattcagttgaggcaggaccaagcccctccctgctttatcaggggtgagcaaggtgtccaaccataggtaatgggatccaaaacgccagctcatgtaccagggatagatcttgatcacACTGCCCTTCTTAACCCTAAGGTTATATCCTGAAATATATTTCATGAATTGCCTAAATATTATGACATACTTACTCAGAAATAATTATTACATAATTATAAGGTTCAGTAacactatatatttttatttttgaaaaacataaTATTGAGAATATTATTAGTTCTATCTTATATTTAATAATTGTGTCTAagtgcttttatatttatttcttaaatgaaaaCTACAAGTGAATTTGtatattcataatatattttgCAAATGTATTGACTGGTACAATCTTCAAAGCAAATAATTTCCCCAGTCTCAGGAGCTAACTTTAGTAGataagaaatgagaaaagcattttttttaaatctgttttatgTTATCCTGTTGGAAAATAAGACAATAATACGATATGAAACATAGGAAATTTTACAGAATGATGGCAGGGCTCACCAGTGGCTGGCAGGCCTCAACAAACTGTCATACTTACGAAGGCTCATTAATGACGGCTCTCAAGGCCTTGAGTAAATCTGCACTTGTCAGGGTGTTGAAATTTACTTTCAGGGCTGCTCCTTTGGCCTGCATGTGAGCGATGTTGTCCGGCTGATCAGCGAATATGGGGACTCCCACCATAGGGATGCCATGGTAAATGGCTTCATAGAGCCCATTTGTTCCACCGTGCGTGATGAAAGCTCTGGTTTTAGGATGTCCTGTTTGAGGGACAAAGTGACAGGTTGGTATGGATTTCAAACCATTATATTGGCACAAAAGAGCATAGTGTGAGTCACTGAAGAAGGAAACACAACCTACAAAGACTGGGGACATGAGACCTTTCTTCCCTAGAATTAACCCCTTCTTTGATGACTGAGAAGGTATCACTGGAGTCATGAGATCTGATGTGGAGTCCTGAAGACTAATGAGAATCTTATCTGAGGATACTCTTTTGTAACCCaaggcagaacaaaaacaaaaacatcccctAACTTCATGCTAATTATTTAATTGTGCTTGTCTCTAAAGTGGAAGTATGAtgtgaaaatttaaattattcaatgTTATCAACTGATTTGATGGTTTTCTGACTGCATAGCTTATCACCCCAAGGTCTTACCAAGTAGATCATTCTGGGGAATCCAACTAAAAAGCCGTGTATTGGATCCTAATGTGGCTGGTTTCTTGCCTGAGTATCTCCACAAAACCTGTTAAAGACAATGCTGTGACTTTGCAGGCTGAAAACACACAATGAGGATATGGTATGGCCACAGTGTTATTTAGGACAAAGGTAGCCTATTTATTAGGTAATCCTTGAGAAGGGAGTATATTTCTGGCAGCTTGTAAAAATTAAGACATGGAGTAGACCTGTTCATAACAGCTTCTATGAATAGTCTATAATGGAACAAGAATTTAAATGAAGAACTACTTTACTAAATCAGAATATTGGGTTCAACACTACTATGAATGTGAATGCCACACACATTTATTTCACATGATCTATTGATCCTAATCTTCATGTTCAAAATGTGATGTTTGCTTTTTCCAAAAATATAACTAGGTTTAGTGTTTGTGGTAAATTTCTCTACTATAAATATTTGAtgactttttttccctcttctcatCCCCTTCCTTACTTGACTCTGCCTCTCagcttctctttttgtttctccttctgtcctttcctcttcgtttctctcttctctctctctctctctctctctctctctctctctctctctctctctctctctctctctctctctctgtcactttcTCTGTTCCTAGACTAGATTGAGTTGTTTGGctaaaaatttaacattttattacatAGTACTTCCTgcagagagaatgagaaaatttCATGTAACTAAAAGGTAGACTGTAGACATAAACACAAGCTTTTAGAAGCGTAGTTAGCATGCTTCATACAATTTTATATACTTTGTCTAGCATATAAATATAAAGCTATATAGAGAATGCAAATGTAGGATTCTATCTATTATGTGTATAAATTTATTAAGTACAAATTGAAAGATTAATACTCTTTTCTATtacaaattagaaattaaaattctttGACTGTACTTTGAAAGTACAGACTCTTTGATTTAAGAAGAATTAGTAACTTAAGGCGTCTACTTGTAGATGAAGTACACTTTGGTAAAGTCCTAATAAAACCTATAGTCTTTTTTATGCCTGGTTTCCATCTGCTCTGTGTGTAACCTTTCCCATCTTGGGGGACACTTTGCTAAATCATGAACTGGAGTTTTTGCCCGCATCC
Coding sequences:
- the LOC102917156 gene encoding UDP-glucuronosyltransferase 2A3 isoform X3, which encodes MASDQAGSRWPGRKWVGQGERRILGSRRLKGETLQPPPGEAACKDSGRPITFCETIGKADIWLIRTYWDFEYPRPYLPNFEFVGGLHCKPAKPLPKEMEEFVQSSGEHGVVVFSLGSMVKNLTEEKANLIASALAQIPQKVLWRYSGKKPATLGSNTRLFSWIPQNDLLGHPKTRAFITHGGTNGLYEAIYHGIPMVGVPIFADQPDNIAHMQAKGAALKVNFNTLTSADLLKALRAVINEPSYKENAMRLSRIHHEQPVKPLDRAVFWIEFVMRHKGAKHLRVAAHDLSWFQYHSLDVIGFLLVCVATLAFIITKCCLFTCRKLCMSEKKKRGNRKKRN